One window of the Amycolatopsis mediterranei genome contains the following:
- a CDS encoding ABC transporter ATP-binding protein, protein MGEPDRRIGAEQVRAAGAAAARLLWRSGPARLLGLVAMTAAAATAPIATAWLTKLVLDRLVERTGAVGGLAVALVVTGLAVAALPVVVHYVRAQIGRAASTVATDRLFAALGRQVGLRTFENPAYQDRLRLAQESCGRMPEIVDGVGGTLSGTLSLAGFLGSLLLLSPAMTGVVLAAAIPALLAELLLARRRAAVEWRIERFTRREFFYSQLLTGIPAATEIRLFGIGAFLRARLMDERRSANEAQRRMDERELWTMGGLTALSAAVAGAGLWWAITSARDGSLSAGDVSMFVAAVAGVQAALGTLASSIANGQARLLSFAHYVAVVRAEPDLPSGSRDAVPPLRQGIELRDVWFRYSDEHPWVLRGVDLTIPHGAAVALVGLNGAGKSTLVKLLCRMYDPTRGQILWDGVDLRDVPHALLRDRISAVFQDHMNYDMTAAENIGLGELSALDDRARLVAAATRAGAHERIAALPGGYDTPLTRIFEIGTEDTSTGVVLSGGQWQRLALARSLVREGRDLMILDEPSSGLDPEAEHEVHARIREHRRGRTSLLISHRLSAVRDADRIAVLEDGRVGELGTHESLLAAGGGYARLFRLQADGYQAVS, encoded by the coding sequence GTGGGCGAACCGGACCGCCGGATCGGCGCGGAGCAGGTCCGGGCGGCGGGCGCGGCCGCCGCCCGGCTGCTCTGGCGGTCCGGTCCGGCTCGGCTGCTGGGTCTCGTGGCCATGACCGCGGCCGCGGCCACCGCCCCGATCGCCACCGCCTGGCTGACCAAACTCGTCCTCGACCGGCTCGTCGAGCGCACCGGCGCGGTCGGCGGCCTCGCCGTGGCGCTGGTGGTGACCGGGCTCGCCGTCGCCGCGCTGCCCGTGGTCGTCCACTACGTCCGCGCGCAGATCGGCCGCGCGGCGAGCACGGTCGCCACCGACCGGCTGTTCGCCGCGCTGGGCCGCCAAGTCGGGTTGCGCACCTTCGAAAACCCGGCCTACCAGGACCGCTTGCGGCTGGCCCAGGAAAGCTGTGGCCGGATGCCGGAAATCGTCGACGGCGTCGGCGGCACGCTGAGCGGGACGCTTTCGCTGGCCGGGTTCCTGGGCTCGCTGCTCCTGCTGAGCCCGGCGATGACCGGGGTCGTGCTGGCGGCCGCGATCCCCGCCCTGCTCGCCGAGCTGCTGCTGGCCCGGCGCCGGGCCGCGGTGGAATGGCGCATCGAGCGGTTCACCCGGCGCGAGTTCTTCTACAGCCAGCTGCTCACCGGCATCCCCGCCGCGACCGAAATCCGGCTGTTCGGCATCGGGGCGTTCCTGCGCGCCCGGCTGATGGACGAGCGCCGCAGCGCCAACGAAGCCCAGCGCCGCATGGACGAACGGGAGCTGTGGACCATGGGCGGGCTGACGGCGCTGAGCGCGGCCGTCGCCGGCGCGGGGCTTTGGTGGGCGATCACCTCGGCGCGCGACGGGTCGCTCAGCGCCGGCGACGTCTCGATGTTCGTGGCCGCCGTCGCCGGGGTGCAGGCCGCGCTGGGCACGCTGGCGTCGTCGATCGCCAACGGGCAGGCCCGGCTGCTCTCGTTCGCGCACTACGTCGCCGTGGTCCGCGCGGAACCCGATCTGCCGAGCGGGTCCCGCGACGCGGTTCCCCCGCTGCGGCAGGGGATCGAGCTGCGTGACGTCTGGTTCCGGTACAGCGACGAGCACCCGTGGGTGCTGCGCGGGGTCGACCTCACCATCCCGCACGGTGCGGCGGTCGCCCTCGTCGGCCTCAACGGCGCGGGCAAGAGCACGCTCGTGAAGCTGTTGTGCCGCATGTACGACCCGACGCGCGGGCAGATCCTCTGGGACGGCGTCGACCTGCGCGACGTGCCGCACGCGTTGCTGCGCGACCGGATCAGCGCCGTTTTCCAGGACCACATGAACTACGACATGACCGCGGCCGAGAACATCGGGCTCGGCGAGCTGTCCGCGCTGGACGACCGGGCCCGGCTGGTCGCCGCCGCGACGCGGGCGGGTGCGCACGAGCGGATCGCCGCCCTGCCCGGCGGTTACGACACGCCGCTCACCCGGATCTTCGAGATCGGAACCGAGGACACCTCGACCGGCGTGGTGCTTTCCGGCGGGCAGTGGCAACGCCTGGCGCTGGCCCGCTCGCTCGTCCGGGAGGGCCGGGACCTGATGATCCTCGACGAGCCGAGCTCCGGTCTCGACCCGGAGGCCGAGCACGAGGTGCACGCCCGCATCCGCGAGCACCGGCGAGGCCGCACGAGCCTGCTCATCTCGCACCGGCTGAGCGCGGTGCGCGACGCCGACCGCATCGCCGTGCTCGAAGACGGCCGGGTCGGCGAACTGGGCACGCACGAGAGCCTGCTCGCCGCCGGCGGTGGCTACGCGCGCTTGTTCCGCCTGCAGGCCGACGGCTACCAGGCGGTGTCGTGA
- a CDS encoding TlpA family protein, whose translation MPYVVATLVLLGLLCLLNLLLTVGILRRMRAQPAGRSEPPFVLRPGSAVGEFAVTTTDGEPLTLSSLTGTVAFFSADCAACHDTLPDFLAYARAQGRDHVFAVFGGDEPDTVRALAEVAHVVTAELDGGPVAAAFRNTWTPALYVVADGRVTATAGRVHELPVPAGR comes from the coding sequence ATGCCTTACGTCGTCGCCACCCTGGTGCTGCTGGGCCTGCTGTGCCTGCTGAACCTGCTCCTGACCGTCGGGATCCTGCGCCGGATGCGGGCCCAGCCCGCCGGGAGGTCCGAGCCGCCCTTCGTGCTGCGCCCCGGTTCGGCGGTCGGCGAGTTCGCCGTCACCACGACCGACGGTGAGCCGCTCACCCTCTCCTCGTTGACCGGCACGGTGGCGTTCTTCTCCGCCGACTGCGCCGCCTGCCACGACACCCTGCCGGATTTCCTCGCCTACGCCCGTGCACAGGGCCGCGACCACGTCTTCGCCGTCTTCGGCGGCGACGAGCCGGACACCGTGCGCGCGCTCGCCGAAGTCGCCCACGTGGTGACGGCGGAACTCGACGGCGGCCCGGTCGCCGCTGCGTTCCGCAACACGTGGACGCCCGCGTTGTACGTGGTGGCGGACGGGCGGGTGACCGCGACCGCCGGCCGGGTGCACGAACTGCCCGTGCCCGCCGGACGGTGA
- a CDS encoding MauE/DoxX family redox-associated membrane protein: MEYLRAAGAALIVVVFAASAFSKLRDLRGFARSVPALVPMPAKWVTPVAVAVVVTEPASAVLVLVTPTAGFVLASALLLAFTAAIAAALRRGRRAPCRCFGATETPIGPRHLVRNTLLICFAVLGALAPEHQPPVAGAAVAFAVGVVVAVLVVAMDDIAVVFARSS; the protein is encoded by the coding sequence ATGGAGTACCTGCGGGCCGCCGGTGCGGCGCTGATCGTCGTGGTGTTCGCCGCTTCGGCGTTCTCGAAGCTGCGGGACCTCCGCGGGTTCGCACGCTCGGTGCCCGCGCTGGTGCCGATGCCGGCGAAGTGGGTCACGCCGGTGGCGGTGGCCGTCGTGGTCACGGAACCGGCCTCCGCGGTCCTCGTGCTGGTCACCCCGACGGCCGGCTTCGTCCTCGCCTCGGCGTTGCTGCTGGCCTTCACCGCCGCCATCGCCGCTGCACTGCGCCGCGGACGGCGTGCCCCGTGCCGCTGCTTCGGCGCGACCGAAACCCCGATCGGCCCGCGCCACCTGGTCCGCAACACCCTGCTGATCTGCTTCGCCGTCCTCGGCGCGCTCGCGCCGGAGCACCAGCCGCCCGTCGCCGGGGCCGCCGTCGCGTTCGCGGTCGGCGTGGTGGTGGCCGTGCTCGTCGTCGCCATGGACGACATCGCCGTCGTGTTCGCAAGGAGTTCCTGA
- a CDS encoding tetratricopeptide repeat protein, whose translation MAFTEPPDPGQARTLAELIAQLRLLKAWAGGPSYAQIAERVNRLWTAAGRPPGERTARTTVADCFKTGRARPNTDLLLAVVEVLHPDPGYVADWQHVLRAVRGHAEAATFVQAQLGLPAVVAHFTGRRAELARLGAVFAEGGRVAVIAGMAGVGKTALAVHAGHELLRTGRCDNALFVNLRGFHPDPGRPPVDPAAVLDSFLRLLGVPGHAVPADLAGKTRLYQERSAGRRLLVVLDNAGSEEQIRPLLPGERGGPVLVTSRLAFAGPAGAAHLPLDVLSPDDALAYLRRTVGAERVDQAPGVARRITAELGRLPLALSLAALWMAAPAHRSWLLADHLERLEQRRAHLRLDNAVDASISLSYDQLAEPERRALRLLALHPGADLDAYGIAALAGTGLAEATRIADRLVTAHLVRRGEAGRFELHDLIRAFGMARAQDEDAAAGRKAALTRLLGYYTFATATAMDQYAPRMRAYRPAVPDPGLPIPPLTDREPATAWLDAERANLVGAGVHGVPSGHAGLLSRLLFRYLQTGGYIGEALVLHASAAESADPVARGHALVSLAATHSQVGRYEVATRHVEEALDCFRGAGDRSGECRALGTLGAIASWNADFVRSAGFLREALTLSRELRDRAGERTALTNLGFVYGRLGWYAEALEIHRKALAIDQQTGDLCDTGRTLLNIGDTYLRSGRHAQACGYFRRATAIAEQAGDRDLHLEALLCLADASLDLGRTEHARTTHECALAIAVDLGSLHAAARAHAGLARTLTALGDAERARHHWLAAREHHRELRLPESAEIAAGVECSVAAGG comes from the coding sequence ATGGCGTTCACCGAACCACCCGATCCCGGTCAGGCGCGCACGCTGGCCGAGCTCATCGCGCAGCTGCGGCTGCTCAAGGCGTGGGCGGGCGGCCCGTCGTACGCGCAGATCGCCGAGCGGGTCAACCGGCTCTGGACGGCCGCGGGGCGCCCGCCCGGCGAGCGGACCGCCCGCACGACCGTCGCCGACTGCTTCAAGACCGGCCGGGCGCGGCCCAACACCGATCTGCTGCTGGCCGTCGTCGAGGTGCTCCACCCGGACCCGGGTTACGTCGCCGACTGGCAGCACGTGCTGCGGGCGGTCCGCGGCCACGCGGAGGCGGCGACCTTCGTCCAGGCACAGCTCGGCCTGCCGGCGGTGGTCGCGCACTTCACCGGGCGCCGGGCGGAACTCGCGCGGCTGGGTGCGGTGTTCGCCGAGGGCGGCCGGGTGGCGGTGATCGCGGGCATGGCCGGGGTCGGCAAGACCGCGCTGGCCGTCCACGCCGGCCACGAGCTCCTGCGCACGGGCCGGTGTGACAACGCCCTTTTCGTGAACCTGCGCGGGTTCCACCCCGACCCCGGCCGGCCGCCGGTCGATCCGGCCGCGGTGCTCGACTCCTTCCTGCGGTTGCTCGGCGTGCCCGGGCACGCCGTCCCCGCCGACCTGGCCGGCAAGACGCGGCTCTACCAGGAGCGGTCGGCCGGACGGCGCCTGCTGGTCGTCCTCGACAACGCGGGCAGCGAGGAGCAGATCCGCCCGCTGCTGCCCGGCGAGCGGGGCGGCCCGGTGCTCGTCACCAGCCGCCTGGCGTTCGCCGGGCCGGCCGGGGCCGCGCACCTGCCCTTGGACGTGCTGAGCCCGGACGACGCGCTCGCGTACCTGCGGCGCACCGTCGGCGCGGAGCGGGTCGACCAGGCACCCGGCGTGGCCCGGCGGATCACCGCCGAACTCGGCAGGCTGCCGCTCGCGCTGAGCCTCGCCGCGTTGTGGATGGCCGCGCCGGCCCACCGGTCGTGGCTGCTGGCCGATCACCTGGAGCGGCTCGAGCAGCGGCGCGCGCACCTGCGGCTCGACAACGCCGTGGACGCGTCGATCAGCCTGTCCTACGACCAGCTCGCCGAGCCGGAACGGCGGGCACTGCGGCTGCTCGCCTTGCACCCGGGCGCGGACCTGGACGCCTACGGCATCGCCGCGCTCGCCGGGACCGGCCTGGCGGAGGCGACCCGGATCGCGGACCGGCTCGTCACCGCGCACCTGGTGCGGCGCGGCGAGGCGGGCCGGTTCGAGCTGCACGACCTCATCCGCGCGTTCGGGATGGCGCGGGCCCAGGACGAGGACGCCGCCGCCGGCCGGAAGGCCGCGCTGACGCGGTTGCTCGGCTACTACACCTTCGCCACCGCCACCGCGATGGACCAGTACGCGCCGCGAATGCGGGCCTACCGCCCGGCCGTCCCCGACCCCGGACTGCCGATCCCGCCGCTGACCGACCGCGAACCGGCGACCGCCTGGCTGGACGCCGAACGCGCCAACCTGGTCGGCGCCGGTGTCCACGGGGTGCCGTCCGGCCACGCGGGTCTGCTGTCGCGGCTGCTGTTCCGGTACCTGCAGACCGGCGGCTACATCGGCGAGGCGCTGGTCCTGCACGCGAGCGCGGCGGAGTCGGCGGACCCGGTCGCCCGCGGGCACGCGCTGGTGAGCCTCGCGGCCACCCACAGCCAGGTCGGCCGCTACGAGGTGGCGACGCGGCACGTCGAGGAGGCACTGGACTGCTTCCGCGGTGCCGGAGACCGGTCCGGCGAGTGCCGGGCGCTCGGCACGCTGGGCGCGATCGCGTCCTGGAACGCCGACTTCGTGCGGTCGGCGGGGTTCCTGCGGGAGGCGTTGACGCTGTCCCGCGAGCTCCGCGACCGGGCCGGCGAACGGACCGCGCTGACCAACCTCGGCTTCGTCTACGGGCGGCTGGGCTGGTACGCCGAGGCGCTGGAGATCCACCGGAAAGCGCTCGCCATCGACCAGCAGACCGGCGACCTGTGCGACACCGGGCGCACCCTGCTCAACATCGGCGACACGTATCTGCGTTCGGGCCGGCACGCCCAGGCCTGCGGCTACTTCCGCCGCGCCACCGCGATCGCCGAGCAGGCGGGCGACCGCGACCTGCACCTGGAAGCGCTGCTGTGCCTCGCGGACGCGTCGCTGGACCTGGGCCGGACGGAACACGCGCGGACCACGCACGAGTGTGCGCTGGCGATCGCGGTGGACCTGGGGAGCCTGCACGCGGCGGCCCGGGCGCACGCGGGCCTGGCCCGGACGCTGACCGCCCTCGGTGATGCGGAGCGCGCCCGGCACCACTGGCTCGCCGCCCGGGAGCACCACCGGGAGCTGCGGTTGCCGGAGTCGGCGGAGATCGCCGCGGGAGTGGAGTGCTCGGTGGCGGCCGGCGGGTGA
- a CDS encoding SGNH/GDSL hydrolase family protein, translated as MSDTNTGWVRSWGAAPQSAYDGLGSLDGHPPLADVTLRQVVRLSGGGRRVRVRFTNEFGTAPLTIGAAQVGLAVPGGGVRDGRALTFSGAAAVTIPTGAPMLSDPVELPAAALTELSVSLYLPERVETCTCHDPVLDTGWTIPGDAVAAPALPANATVLPVRALISAVDVVPGGPASAIVVVGDSRTDGAGSTPDTHHSWPELLAARGAGFVVNQGISGNRLLNDGAGTAVLARFDRDVLATPGLGFVVLSVGGNDLAISFAPRDDGPLAGFLKMFPGAPVTTEDVIAGHRQLVARARERGVRVYATTMAPLEGADAFTPECETARQVVNEWIRTGGEFDAVLDFDAVWRDPEHPSRIREDFHSGDHLHGSDAGYWALADSVDLSLFG; from the coding sequence ATGTCCGACACGAACACCGGCTGGGTCCGCAGCTGGGGTGCGGCACCCCAGTCCGCTTACGACGGGCTGGGCTCGCTCGACGGCCACCCGCCGCTCGCCGACGTGACGCTCCGCCAGGTGGTGCGCCTCAGTGGCGGCGGACGCCGGGTGCGCGTCCGTTTCACCAACGAGTTCGGGACCGCGCCCCTCACCATCGGCGCGGCGCAAGTGGGCCTCGCGGTGCCCGGCGGCGGCGTGCGGGACGGGCGCGCGCTGACGTTCTCCGGCGCCGCGGCCGTCACCATTCCCACGGGTGCACCGATGCTGAGCGATCCGGTGGAGCTGCCCGCGGCGGCGTTGACCGAGCTGTCAGTCAGCCTCTACCTGCCCGAGCGCGTCGAGACCTGCACGTGCCACGACCCCGTCCTGGACACCGGCTGGACGATCCCGGGTGACGCCGTCGCCGCCCCGGCACTGCCGGCGAACGCCACGGTGCTGCCGGTGCGGGCACTGATCTCCGCGGTCGACGTGGTTCCCGGCGGTCCGGCCTCGGCCATCGTGGTGGTCGGCGACTCGCGCACCGACGGCGCCGGGTCCACCCCGGACACCCACCACAGCTGGCCGGAACTGCTGGCCGCGCGAGGCGCGGGTTTCGTCGTCAACCAGGGCATCAGCGGCAACCGGCTGCTCAACGACGGCGCCGGGACCGCGGTCTTGGCCCGCTTCGACCGGGACGTGCTGGCGACCCCGGGCCTCGGCTTCGTCGTGCTGTCCGTGGGCGGCAACGACCTCGCCATCTCCTTCGCCCCGCGCGACGACGGTCCGCTGGCCGGCTTCCTGAAGATGTTCCCCGGCGCACCGGTGACGACGGAGGACGTCATCGCCGGCCACCGGCAGCTGGTGGCGCGGGCGCGTGAACGCGGGGTGCGGGTCTACGCCACCACGATGGCGCCCCTCGAAGGTGCCGATGCCTTCACCCCGGAGTGCGAGACCGCACGCCAGGTGGTGAACGAGTGGATCCGCACGGGCGGCGAGTTCGACGCGGTCCTGGACTTCGACGCCGTCTGGCGCGACCCGGAGCACCCCAGCCGGATCCGGGAAGACTTCCACTCCGGCGACCACCTGCACGGCAGCGACGCGGGCTACTGGGCGCTGGCCGACTCGGTCGATTTGTCCCTGTTCGGCTGA
- a CDS encoding BTAD domain-containing putative transcriptional regulator, giving the protein MDGLRITLLGTFQVSRGDTILPVPGARLQALLVRLALAGGRAVEPGVLVDAVWGGEPPSGTASALQTLVSRLRRALAPADGVLVQVAGGYRLAVADVDALRFEQLTAAGRERLRAGDAEAASAALAEAVDLWGEPVLITAVAPAVATRLTRLSIEAVADLADAELALGRAEPAAARLTGLLAEHPAHERAAALLMDALAAQGRQAEALTVYEGVRRTLADALGADPGTALRDRHLRLLQPLPAPAPAPDRARPAPLPAPLTSFIGRDDDLARLSALLTTARLVTVLGPGGAGKTRLALEAARRYGHDVRLIDLASVTEPAKVAAAVLAGIGLRGSALFDARKRAGTDELAVLAAELGGRESLLLIDNCEHLIDAVAHLVATLLPRCAGLRVLATSREPLAVDGEALVPLGPLALPGPDDDEVRAVASVRLFTERAAAVRPGFDVDETTRPDIVRVVRGLDGLPLALELSAARLRTLSLPDLADGLADRFRLLTTGSRTAPPRHRTLRAVIAWSWELLDERERTVAERISVLPGGVTPASAAAVCAGTTVPAVELPDLLAALVDRSLLQLAPGTGRYRMLETIREYGIERLADDLGPVRDLAAAHFTGLIARHDAELRGPGQLAAIEVIGAEYDNTLAALRHLCATRDSAAAVALALALTWYWQMLGRDSDASYWLGEALAVPGGEPTAERDCARAAHLLSRADILSGISAREAAEDRAQMRELAGRLLAHPRLPGHYRVFGPMLLFLLGDETALAIFRQLAVGDDGWLAALARMFQAEIAENAGELDRVGVHVAAALAGFRRAGDRWGQAATLPMRAQLRRYDDLDGALADLREAQALAGEFGALSLGDRLYTDLRWIDLHIRRDETDRALAVIGSARERLLRASSAETPVLIDGWEAGLRVRLGDLAGAGALLDDAERRLLDDTGFPSDHARALIAGARSALCLARGDQDGANKAGQAAYAAALAARDLPILSLVTVHTAALAEARGRPRDSAELLGVAARLRGAHDRTDPQVRELTHRGRAALGEDEFAAAYAEGWELAATTAVAAADPARLAL; this is encoded by the coding sequence ATGGACGGGCTTCGCATCACGCTGCTGGGCACGTTCCAGGTGTCCCGGGGTGACACGATCCTGCCCGTCCCGGGCGCGCGGTTGCAGGCCCTGCTCGTCCGGCTGGCGCTCGCCGGGGGCCGCGCGGTCGAGCCGGGCGTGCTGGTCGACGCGGTGTGGGGCGGCGAACCGCCGTCCGGCACCGCCTCCGCCCTGCAGACCCTCGTCTCCCGGCTGCGCCGCGCCCTCGCCCCGGCCGACGGCGTGCTCGTGCAGGTCGCGGGCGGCTACCGGCTGGCGGTCGCCGACGTGGACGCCCTGCGCTTCGAACAGCTCACCGCGGCCGGCCGGGAGCGGCTGCGGGCCGGGGACGCCGAAGCCGCGAGCGCCGCCCTGGCCGAGGCGGTGGACTTGTGGGGCGAGCCCGTGCTCATCACCGCCGTCGCCCCGGCGGTGGCGACCCGGCTGACCCGGCTGTCGATCGAGGCCGTCGCCGACCTCGCCGACGCCGAGCTGGCGCTGGGCCGCGCCGAGCCGGCCGCCGCCCGGCTGACCGGGCTGCTGGCCGAGCACCCGGCGCACGAGCGGGCGGCGGCCCTGCTGATGGACGCGCTCGCCGCGCAAGGGCGTCAGGCCGAAGCGCTGACCGTCTACGAGGGGGTCCGCCGGACCCTGGCCGATGCCCTCGGCGCCGACCCGGGCACCGCGCTGCGGGACCGCCACCTGCGCCTCCTGCAGCCCCTCCCGGCCCCGGCCCCGGCCCCGGACCGGGCCCGGCCCGCTCCCCTGCCCGCGCCGCTGACCAGCTTCATCGGCCGCGACGACGACCTCGCGCGCCTCTCCGCCCTGCTCACGACCGCACGGCTGGTCACCGTCCTCGGCCCCGGCGGCGCCGGCAAGACCCGGCTCGCGCTGGAGGCGGCCCGCCGGTACGGCCACGACGTCCGGCTCATCGACCTCGCCTCCGTCACCGAACCGGCGAAGGTCGCGGCGGCCGTGCTCGCCGGGATCGGCCTGCGCGGCAGCGCCCTGTTCGACGCCCGCAAGCGCGCCGGGACCGACGAGCTGGCCGTGCTCGCCGCCGAGCTCGGCGGCCGGGAAAGCCTGCTGCTGATCGACAACTGCGAGCACTTGATCGACGCCGTGGCCCACTTGGTCGCGACGCTGCTGCCCCGCTGCGCCGGCCTGCGGGTGCTCGCCACCAGCCGCGAACCCCTGGCCGTGGACGGCGAAGCGCTGGTGCCGCTCGGCCCGCTCGCGCTGCCCGGCCCGGACGACGACGAGGTCCGCGCGGTGGCCTCGGTGCGCTTGTTCACCGAGCGGGCCGCCGCCGTGCGCCCCGGCTTCGACGTCGACGAAACCACGCGGCCCGACATCGTCCGCGTGGTGCGCGGCCTGGACGGCCTGCCGCTGGCCCTCGAGCTGTCCGCCGCCCGGTTGCGGACGCTGTCGCTGCCCGACCTGGCCGACGGGCTCGCCGACCGGTTCCGGCTGCTCACCACCGGCAGCCGCACCGCGCCGCCGCGGCACCGCACCCTGCGTGCGGTCATCGCGTGGAGCTGGGAGCTGCTCGACGAGCGCGAACGCACGGTCGCGGAGCGGATTTCCGTCCTGCCCGGCGGCGTCACGCCCGCCTCGGCCGCCGCCGTCTGCGCGGGCACCACCGTGCCCGCCGTCGAGCTCCCCGACCTGCTCGCCGCCCTCGTCGACCGGTCGCTGCTGCAGCTCGCGCCCGGCACCGGCCGCTACCGCATGCTCGAAACCATCCGCGAGTACGGCATCGAACGTCTCGCCGACGACCTCGGCCCGGTACGCGACCTGGCCGCCGCCCACTTCACCGGGCTGATCGCCCGCCACGACGCCGAGCTGCGCGGGCCCGGCCAGCTGGCGGCCATCGAAGTCATCGGCGCCGAGTACGACAACACGCTCGCCGCCCTGCGTCACCTGTGCGCCACCCGCGACTCCGCCGCCGCGGTCGCGCTGGCCCTCGCGTTGACCTGGTACTGGCAGATGCTCGGCCGCGACTCCGACGCCTCCTACTGGCTGGGCGAAGCCTTGGCGGTGCCCGGCGGCGAGCCGACGGCCGAGCGGGACTGCGCCCGGGCCGCCCACCTGCTCAGCCGCGCGGACATCCTGTCCGGGATCAGCGCCAGGGAAGCCGCGGAAGACCGGGCGCAGATGCGCGAGCTGGCCGGACGGCTGCTGGCGCATCCGCGGCTGCCTGGCCACTACCGCGTGTTCGGCCCGATGCTGCTCTTCCTGCTGGGCGACGAGACCGCACTCGCGATCTTCCGGCAGCTGGCCGTCGGTGACGACGGGTGGCTGGCCGCGCTGGCCCGGATGTTCCAGGCCGAAATCGCCGAAAACGCGGGCGAGCTCGACCGCGTCGGCGTCCACGTGGCGGCGGCGCTGGCCGGCTTCCGGCGGGCCGGCGACCGGTGGGGCCAGGCCGCGACGCTGCCGATGCGCGCCCAGCTGCGGCGCTACGACGACCTCGACGGCGCGCTCGCCGACCTGCGCGAGGCCCAGGCGCTGGCGGGCGAGTTCGGCGCGCTCAGCCTCGGTGACCGGCTCTACACCGACCTGCGCTGGATCGACCTGCACATCCGGCGCGACGAGACCGACCGGGCGCTGGCGGTGATCGGCTCGGCGCGGGAGCGGCTGCTGCGCGCGTCATCGGCGGAAACGCCGGTCCTGATCGACGGCTGGGAGGCCGGCCTGCGCGTGCGCCTGGGCGACCTGGCCGGGGCCGGGGCCCTGCTCGACGACGCCGAACGCCGGCTGCTCGACGACACGGGGTTCCCCTCCGACCACGCCCGGGCGCTGATCGCCGGCGCGCGGTCCGCGCTCTGCCTGGCCCGGGGCGACCAGGACGGCGCGAACAAGGCCGGGCAAGCGGCGTACGCGGCCGCGCTGGCGGCCCGGGACCTGCCGATCCTGTCGCTGGTGACGGTGCACACGGCCGCCCTCGCCGAAGCACGCGGGCGGCCGCGGGACTCGGCCGAGCTGCTCGGCGTCGCCGCCCGGCTGCGCGGTGCGCACGACCGCACCGATCCGCAGGTCCGCGAGCTCACCCACCGGGGCCGGGCCGCGCTGGGCGAGGACGAGTTCGCCGCGGCGTACGCGGAGGGCTGGGAGCTGGCGGCGACGACCGCCGTCGCCGCCGCCGACCCGGCCCGGCTCGCGCTGTGA